One genomic window of Nerophis lumbriciformis linkage group LG31, RoL_Nlum_v2.1, whole genome shotgun sequence includes the following:
- the LOC133574180 gene encoding uncharacterized protein produces the protein MATSLLRIGRLRYVKCLPAESWSTLCGAPRATAFSTKYGGTKKPSKKNSDKKQVKTYFDIETLAQHKNYDFPKKGVSVPAISSAAHPAVPTVKPETVVAVPAVEATNRVAEADPAFSVAPPAEIAAKSTVTVLEDLPKAVLSEAKVAVDPLSDAAPLHTVAAKAVFESVAETTSVTSPAKPVDTVAQMESFTESKTAAASVKAGTKVVAEAPVADVAAEKVVAAIPVKDEAQPVAAVPMAEASPMEDAPEPVIEVVSVEAAAPTVAAEPVVEETPVKDVAEPVAEVVAKPLAEDGPMEAVANPVIHPKEAAAEAVSEPDAVPAVEDIPMKDESKSVLEITAEPVATATPLEAATEPVVETVTVEAAAEPVVETVTVEAAAEPVADAAPVEEAVPLVVEPVTAEAAADVSAPEHDAHEVSDRAPVIDEDAGEKLLEEPSGEPHAAQMDPIQRLFLDSIRQYSTQNQISGEPVDAGPEYHKALAEETAKLQRLYGGGDLTVFPEFKFPEPTFDEVFRK, from the exons ATGGCGACTTCACTGCTGAGAATTGGACGACTGCGATATGTGAAG TGTTTGCCGGCTGAGAGCTGGAGTACGCTGTGTGGCGCACCCAGAGCTACAGCTTTTAGCACAAAGTACGGGGGGACCAAAAAGCCATCAAAAAAGAACTCTG ACAAAAAACAGGTTAAAACATACTTCGATATAGAGACActtgctcagcacaagaactaTGACTTTCCCAAGAAAGGTGTTTCAGTACCAGCAATCAGTTCAGCAGCACATCCTGCAGTCCCAACTGTAAAACCTGAGACTGTTGTAGCAGTACCTGCAGTAGAGGCTACCAATCGTGTTGCTGAAGCCGATCCTGCATTTTCTGTTGCGCCACCAGCTGAAATTGCTGCCAAATCAACCGTCACAGTCCTCGAAGATTTGCCCAAGGCTGTTCTCTCAGAAGCTAAAGTTGCAGTTGATCCTTTGTCTGACGCTGCCCCTTTACATACTGTGGCCGCCAAAGCTGTGTTCGAGTCTGTGGCTGAAACTACAAGTGTGACATCTCCAGCCAAGCCTGTGGACACAGTTGCCCAGATGGAATCTTTCACAGAATCCAAGACTGCAGCTGCCTCCGTGAAAGCTGGGACGAAGGTAGTGGCTGAAGCTCCCGTTGCAGATGTGGCCGCAGAGAAGGTCGTTGCAGCAATCCCTGTGAAGGATGAGGCCCAGCCTGTTGCAGCTGTGCCTATGGCTGAAGCTTCCCCCATGGAGGATGCCCCAGAGCCTGTTATTGAAGTAGTCAGTGTAGAAGCTGCAGCTCCGACTGTAGCTGCAGAACCTGTTGTTGAAGAAACCCCTGTGAAAGATGTGGCTGAACCTGTTGCAGAAGTTGTAGCTAAGCCTTTGGCTGAAGATGGCCCCATGGAAGCAGTTGCAAACCCTGTTATTCACCCTAAAGAGGCTGCAGCCGAGGCTGTGTCTGAACCTGATGCAGTGCCTGCTGTTGAAGATATCCCTATGAAAGATGAGTCAAAGTCTGTTCTTGAAATTACAGCTGAGCCTGTGGCTACAGCTACCCCCTTGGAAGCTGCGACAGAACCTGTTGTTGAAACAGTTACTGTAGAAGCTGCAGCAGAACCTGTTGTTGAAACAGTTACTGTAGAAGCTGCAGCAGAACCTGTTGCTGATGCTGCTCCTGTGGAAGAAGCTGTTCCACTTGTAGTTGAACCTGTGACTGCTGAGGCTGCAGCTGATGTCTCTGCCCCTGAACATGACGCACATGAGGTGTCGGACCGTGCTCCCGTTATAGATGAAGATGCAGGAGAGAAGCTGCTGGAAGAGCCATCTGGTGAACCACATGCGG CTCAAATGGACCCGATTCAAAGGCTCTTCCTGGACTCCATACGCCAGTATTCAACACAAAACCA AATTAGTGGCGAGCCAGTGGATGCTGGTCCGGAGTACCACAAGGCCCTCGCAGAGGAGACAGCTAAGCTACAGAGGCTTTATGGTGGTGGGGACCTCACAGTTTTTCCAGAGTTTAAATTCCCAG AACCCACGTTTGATGAAGTTTTCCGTAAGTGA